In Actinomadura citrea, a single window of DNA contains:
- a CDS encoding proteasome assembly chaperone family protein, with product MLNPEDLYELDSDLPEMTGPVLLHSLDGFVDAGTTGQLVREHLLEALDHRVIARFDVDSLIDYRARRPPMTFDRDHWATYEAPELVVRLLHDEAGSPFLMLSGPEPDRLWEGFTTSVLHLVERLGVGLVVGFHGIPMGVPHTRPVGTTSHATRPELITRNSWFDKVQVPGSAAGLLELRLGEAGHDAVGFAVHVPHYLAQSAYPAAAVAAMEAVISATGLVLPVDRLREAAAATDADIAEQVEGNDEVEKVVRALEQQYDAFAGAAERDNLLAESQDMPTADELGAQFERFLAEQEGPDSPG from the coding sequence TTGCTTAACCCAGAGGATCTGTACGAGCTCGACTCCGACCTGCCGGAGATGACGGGTCCGGTGCTGCTGCACAGCCTGGACGGCTTCGTGGACGCGGGGACCACCGGGCAGCTCGTGCGGGAGCACCTCCTGGAGGCACTGGATCACCGGGTCATCGCCCGGTTCGACGTCGACTCCCTGATCGACTACCGGGCTCGCCGCCCGCCGATGACCTTCGACCGCGACCACTGGGCCACCTACGAGGCGCCCGAGCTGGTCGTCCGACTGCTGCACGACGAGGCCGGCAGCCCGTTCCTGATGCTGTCCGGCCCGGAGCCCGACCGGCTGTGGGAGGGCTTCACCACGTCCGTCCTGCATCTGGTGGAGCGGCTCGGCGTCGGGCTGGTCGTCGGTTTCCACGGCATCCCGATGGGCGTCCCGCACACCCGCCCGGTCGGTACCACCTCGCACGCGACCCGGCCCGAGCTGATCACCCGCAACTCCTGGTTCGACAAGGTGCAGGTGCCGGGCAGCGCCGCGGGACTGCTGGAGCTGCGGCTCGGCGAGGCGGGCCACGACGCCGTCGGGTTCGCCGTGCACGTCCCGCACTATCTGGCGCAGTCGGCCTATCCGGCCGCGGCGGTCGCCGCGATGGAGGCCGTCATCTCCGCGACGGGGCTGGTGCTGCCGGTCGACCGGCTGCGGGAGGCGGCCGCCGCCACCGACGCCGACATCGCCGAGCAGGTGGAAGGCAACGACGAGGTCGAGAAGGTCGTGCGGGCCCTGGAGCAGCAGTACGACGCGTTCGCGGGCGCCGCCGAGCGCGACAACCTCCTCGCCGAGTCGCAGGACATGCCGACCGCCGACGAGCTCGGCGCGCAGTTCGAGCGGTTCCTCGCCGAGCAGGAGGGCCCCGACTCGCCCGGGTAG
- a CDS encoding dienelactone hydrolase family protein, producing MITLRLPDAELAGDLDIPDGARGVVLFAHGSGSSRHSPRNRAVAGGLNAAGIGTLLIDLLTGPEEEADRVTAALRFDIDLLTRRLVGAVDGLAEGLESAPHTAGLPIGLFGASTGAAAALGAAAARPPIAAVVSRGGRPDLAGPSLARVGAPVLLIVGGRDTEVLELNERAHRSLATSEVHVISGAGHLFEEPGALEEVTAQAADWFNRYL from the coding sequence ATGATCACGCTGAGGCTGCCGGACGCCGAGCTGGCGGGCGACCTGGACATACCGGACGGCGCGCGGGGCGTCGTCCTTTTCGCGCACGGCAGCGGCAGCTCGCGGCACAGCCCCCGCAACCGCGCGGTCGCGGGCGGCCTGAACGCCGCCGGGATCGGGACGCTCCTCATCGACCTGCTCACCGGCCCCGAGGAGGAGGCCGACCGGGTCACCGCGGCCCTCCGCTTCGACATCGACCTGCTCACCCGCCGGCTCGTCGGCGCGGTCGACGGCCTCGCCGAAGGGCTCGAATCCGCCCCCCACACGGCGGGCCTCCCCATCGGCCTGTTCGGGGCGAGCACCGGCGCGGCCGCCGCGCTCGGCGCCGCCGCGGCCCGTCCCCCGATCGCCGCGGTCGTCTCGCGCGGCGGGCGTCCCGACCTGGCGGGCCCGTCCCTCGCGCGGGTCGGGGCCCCCGTCCTGCTGATCGTCGGCGGGCGCGACACGGAGGTGCTGGAGCTGAACGAGCGGGCGCACCGGAGCCTCGCCACGTCCGAGGTGCATGTGATCTCCGGCGCGGGCCACCTGTTCGAGGAGCCCGGGGCGCTGGAAGAGGTCACCGCGCAGGCCGCCGACTGGTTCAACCGGTACCTGTGA
- a CDS encoding geranylgeranyl reductase family protein, translating to MHDVIVVGAGPAGSAAANHLARSGLDVLVLEKNSFPREKVCGDGLTPRAVRELKALGVDTAGPGWFPNKGVRLIGADRRVELPWPDGPGLTRTRAGLDELLARQAVRAGAALRENTRCTAPLTANGRVRGVRTSGGTHEARLVIAADGASSRLSVALGLRPARDRPLGIAGRRYFRSPRHDDEYLEIWLDLAPAAYGWVFGMGDGTCNVGVALLRTGHPDYHRLCSRWLASLPASWGFTEGNAVGPLRGAALPMGFGRRPHYLPGVLLAGDSGGMVNPSTGEGIGYALEAGRLAAEVITLASRSPFPERVLRTYPDAVRRANGGPFTLGRAFTRALDDPRVMRLATRHGLAHPALMRFALRLLDGLPAPASPTAADRLAAALTRLTPAS from the coding sequence ATGCACGACGTCATCGTGGTGGGAGCGGGCCCCGCCGGCTCGGCGGCCGCGAACCACCTCGCCCGCTCCGGCCTGGACGTCCTGGTGCTGGAGAAGAACTCGTTCCCGCGCGAGAAGGTCTGCGGGGACGGCCTGACGCCGCGGGCCGTCCGGGAGCTGAAGGCCCTCGGCGTCGACACCGCCGGACCGGGCTGGTTCCCGAACAAGGGCGTCCGCCTCATCGGCGCCGACCGCCGCGTGGAGCTCCCCTGGCCGGACGGCCCGGGCCTCACCCGTACACGGGCCGGCCTCGACGAGCTCCTCGCCCGCCAGGCCGTCCGCGCCGGCGCGGCCCTGCGGGAGAACACCAGGTGCACCGCGCCGCTGACGGCGAACGGGCGGGTCAGGGGCGTCCGGACGTCCGGCGGGACCCACGAGGCTCGCCTGGTCATCGCGGCGGACGGGGCCTCGTCCCGCCTGTCGGTCGCGCTCGGCCTGCGTCCGGCACGCGACCGGCCCCTCGGCATCGCCGGCCGCCGCTACTTCCGCAGCCCCCGCCACGACGACGAGTACCTCGAGATCTGGCTCGACCTCGCACCCGCCGCGTACGGCTGGGTCTTCGGCATGGGCGACGGCACCTGCAACGTCGGCGTCGCGCTGCTGCGCACCGGGCATCCCGACTACCACCGGCTGTGCTCCCGCTGGCTCGCCTCGCTGCCGGCGTCCTGGGGCTTCACGGAGGGCAACGCCGTCGGCCCGCTGCGCGGCGCGGCCCTGCCGATGGGGTTCGGCCGCCGGCCCCACTACCTGCCGGGCGTCCTCCTGGCCGGGGACTCCGGCGGCATGGTCAACCCGTCCACTGGCGAGGGGATCGGCTACGCGCTGGAAGCGGGCCGCCTCGCCGCCGAAGTGATCACGCTGGCCTCCCGCTCCCCGTTCCCCGAACGCGTTCTGCGGACGTACCCGGACGCGGTCAGGCGCGCCAACGGCGGCCCCTTCACCCTCGGCCGCGCCTTCACCCGCGCCCTCGACGACCCGCGCGTCATGCGCCTCGCGACCCGCCACGGCCTCGCCCACCCGGCCCTGATGCGCTTCGCGCTCCGCCTCCTCGACGGCCTGCCCGCGCCGGCCTCGCCCACCGCCGCCGACCGGCTCGCCGCCGCGCTGACCCGTCTCACCCCGGCGTCCTGA
- a CDS encoding CBS domain-containing protein — MGQKVNEVMTPAPVAVSPDTNLVEVGDLMRRHGIGDVLVVHEGRLRGLVTDRDIVVRAVAEHRDMSRTTVADICSTNMITIGPGADAEEAVRLMRAHTVRRLPVVDGDRPIGMVSIGDLAVQRDERSALADISAEPPNT, encoded by the coding sequence ATGGGCCAGAAGGTGAACGAAGTGATGACGCCCGCGCCCGTGGCGGTGTCCCCGGACACGAACCTGGTCGAGGTCGGGGACCTCATGCGCCGGCACGGCATCGGCGACGTCCTGGTGGTCCACGAGGGGCGGCTGCGCGGCCTGGTCACCGACCGCGACATCGTCGTCCGCGCCGTGGCCGAACACCGGGACATGTCCCGCACGACCGTCGCCGACATCTGCAGCACCAACATGATCACGATCGGGCCCGGGGCGGACGCCGAAGAGGCGGTGCGGCTGATGCGGGCGCACACCGTCCGCCGGCTCCCGGTCGTGGACGGCGACCGCCCGATCGGCATGGTGTCCATCGGCGACCTCGCCGTCCAGCGCGACGAGCGCTCGGCCCTCGCCGACATCAGCGCGGAGCCGCCCAACACATGA
- a CDS encoding nuclear transport factor 2 family protein produces the protein MSEAHDIVKAHYAAAERGDLDGMVEKFADTVAWTEMAGFPYAGTYVGTDAIKAGVFGRLVADWKGFRAAPDELIDGGDGTVVALGHYEGTYRATGKGMRVRFVHVWRVQDGLITGFEQFTDTHLLREAMA, from the coding sequence TTGAGCGAGGCGCACGACATCGTCAAGGCCCACTACGCGGCCGCGGAACGCGGCGACCTGGACGGCATGGTCGAGAAGTTCGCCGACACCGTGGCGTGGACCGAGATGGCCGGGTTCCCCTACGCGGGCACCTACGTCGGGACGGACGCCATCAAGGCCGGAGTGTTCGGCCGGCTGGTCGCGGACTGGAAGGGCTTCCGCGCCGCCCCCGACGAGTTGATCGACGGCGGCGACGGGACCGTCGTGGCGCTCGGCCACTACGAGGGCACCTACCGCGCGACCGGCAAGGGGATGCGCGTCCGCTTCGTCCACGTGTGGCGGGTGCAGGACGGGCTGATCACCGGCTTCGAGCAGTTCACCGACACCCACCTCCTCCGCGAGGCCATGGCGTGA
- a CDS encoding site-specific integrase — protein sequence MLDVARKAEPRIAAYIALSLTTGARTEEMRALTWDHVVAYVESASRWVPVREAGWEHDAYAMYVWRSVRKKGDTKTRRSRRTLKLPQICVDALKRLQEHQGDNAGDAPAEHELVFCTQSGRPLSAGNVRRDFRKVLDKAGLVGAEWAPREMRHSFVSVLSDHGIPIEDISRLVGHRSTTVTETVYRLQIRPVMEHGATAMDGIFSDAGGATAQEP from the coding sequence GTGCTCGACGTGGCCCGGAAAGCCGAACCGCGAATCGCCGCCTACATAGCCCTTTCCCTGACCACCGGAGCCCGCACGGAGGAAATGCGCGCGCTCACATGGGACCACGTCGTCGCCTACGTGGAGAGCGCCTCACGATGGGTCCCCGTCCGGGAGGCGGGATGGGAGCACGACGCCTACGCGATGTACGTCTGGCGGTCTGTCCGCAAGAAGGGCGACACCAAGACCAGGAGATCCCGCCGCACCCTCAAGCTCCCCCAGATCTGCGTCGACGCGCTCAAGCGGCTCCAGGAGCACCAGGGCGACAACGCCGGCGACGCACCAGCCGAACACGAGCTGGTCTTCTGCACCCAGAGCGGCCGCCCGCTGTCGGCCGGCAACGTGCGGCGCGACTTCCGCAAGGTGCTCGACAAGGCCGGCCTCGTCGGGGCCGAGTGGGCTCCGCGGGAGATGCGGCACAGCTTCGTGTCGGTGCTGTCTGATCACGGCATCCCCATCGAGGACATCTCGCGGCTGGTCGGCCATCGGAGCACGACGGTCACCGAGACCGTCTACCGGCTCCAGATCCGGCCGGTGATGGAGCATGGCGCCACCGCCATGGACGGCATCTTCAGCGACGCCGGTGGCGCAACAGCTCAAGAGCCGTAG
- a CDS encoding NUDIX hydrolase, with the protein MSDSRHSVSVADVVVDDQGRALLIQRRDNGHWEAPGGILEQDEDFTGLRREVEEETGLDVSPIALTGVYKNMPRGIVALVFRCKADAGSLRESDETSAFRWVTTPSIVPIRQHDGVRVLGR; encoded by the coding sequence ATGTCCGACAGTCGCCACTCCGTCAGCGTGGCGGACGTCGTCGTCGACGACCAGGGCCGCGCCCTCCTGATCCAGCGCCGAGACAACGGCCACTGGGAAGCACCCGGCGGCATCCTGGAGCAAGACGAGGACTTCACCGGCCTCCGCCGCGAGGTCGAAGAGGAGACCGGACTAGATGTATCGCCGATCGCCCTGACCGGCGTCTACAAGAACATGCCCCGCGGCATCGTGGCTTTGGTCTTCCGCTGCAAGGCCGACGCCGGCTCTCTACGAGAGTCCGACGAAACCTCCGCCTTCCGCTGGGTCACCACCCCCTCAATCGTCCCCATCCGCCAACACGACGGCGTTCGAGTGCTTGGTCGATAA
- a CDS encoding DUF899 domain-containing protein, whose protein sequence is MDTKAVPPVVDIDTWQRHLDELRAREKAATRELDAIAAQRRRLPMVEMPDYTLEGEDGPVSLAEVFDGRSQLIVYNHMWFPGEEWQCPGCTGFTSQFTRLEFLDAYDARFVIVTQGPIDEALAYKKRVGNKMTWYSTANSPFGADVGAPLGGGFAVNVFLRDGDTVYRTWHTTGRGTEQLTHTFPLVDLLPYGRQEEWQDVPEGWPQSPTYTRWPDSKDIAAHYGPDDGRG, encoded by the coding sequence ATGGACACCAAGGCTGTACCGCCCGTCGTGGACATCGACACCTGGCAACGCCACCTCGACGAGCTGCGCGCACGCGAGAAGGCCGCGACCCGCGAACTCGACGCGATCGCCGCCCAGCGCCGCCGCCTGCCGATGGTCGAGATGCCCGACTACACCCTCGAAGGCGAGGACGGCCCGGTCAGCCTGGCCGAGGTCTTCGACGGCCGGTCCCAGCTGATCGTCTACAACCACATGTGGTTCCCCGGCGAAGAGTGGCAGTGCCCGGGCTGCACGGGCTTCACATCCCAGTTCACCCGGCTGGAGTTCCTGGACGCCTACGACGCCAGGTTCGTCATCGTCACCCAGGGCCCGATCGACGAGGCCCTGGCCTACAAGAAGCGGGTCGGCAACAAGATGACCTGGTACTCCACCGCGAACAGCCCCTTCGGCGCCGACGTGGGAGCCCCTCTCGGCGGCGGCTTCGCAGTCAACGTCTTCCTCCGCGACGGCGACACCGTCTACCGCACCTGGCACACCACCGGCCGGGGCACCGAACAGCTCACCCACACCTTCCCCCTGGTCGACCTGCTCCCCTACGGCCGCCAGGAAGAGTGGCAGGACGTCCCCGAAGGCTGGCCCCAGTCCCCCACCTACACCCGCTGGCCCGACTCCAAGGACATAGCCGCCCACTACGGCCCGGACGACGGCAGGGGATGA
- a CDS encoding IS256 family transposase, producing the protein MLSVVNADGTTETGSLIDDIVREGARRMLAAALEAEVNSYIAELADQRDESGRRLVVRNGYHQTRKVATAAGVIEVKAPRINDKRINEATGERKRFSSVILPPWCRKSPKISEVLPLLYLHGLSSGDFVPALEQFLGSSAGLSPATVIRLTAQWQADHKAFSERDLSTTDYVYVWADGIHLRIRLEEAKAAVLVVMGVRADGTKELIAMADGYRESSESWASLLRDCQRRGMRAPVLAVGDGALGFWNALNEVFPETRHQRCWVHKTANCLDSLPKSAQPAAKKAIQDIYNAEDKEHAAAAVKAFAKQYSAKFPKAVKKIVDDEDELLAFYDFPAEHWIHLRTTNPIESTFATVRLRTKVTKGAGSRAAALAMVFKLVESAQARWRAVNAPHLVALVRAGARFERGQLLERSQTTAA; encoded by the coding sequence GTGCTGAGCGTAGTGAATGCCGATGGAACGACCGAGACCGGCTCTCTGATCGACGACATCGTCCGCGAGGGCGCGAGGCGGATGCTGGCCGCTGCTCTGGAGGCTGAAGTCAACTCCTACATCGCCGAGTTGGCCGACCAGCGAGACGAGAGTGGGCGCCGCCTGGTGGTCCGCAACGGCTATCACCAGACCAGGAAGGTCGCGACCGCGGCCGGGGTGATCGAGGTGAAGGCCCCACGCATCAACGACAAGCGCATCAACGAGGCAACCGGCGAGCGCAAGCGGTTCTCCTCGGTGATCCTGCCGCCGTGGTGCCGCAAGTCCCCGAAGATCAGCGAGGTGCTGCCGCTCCTCTACCTCCACGGCCTGTCCAGCGGGGACTTCGTGCCCGCGCTCGAGCAGTTCCTCGGCTCCTCGGCCGGCCTGTCGCCGGCCACGGTCATCCGGCTGACCGCCCAGTGGCAGGCCGACCACAAGGCGTTCAGCGAGCGCGACCTGTCCACCACGGACTACGTCTACGTCTGGGCCGACGGTATCCACCTGCGCATACGGCTGGAGGAGGCGAAGGCCGCGGTCCTGGTCGTCATGGGCGTCCGCGCTGACGGAACCAAGGAGCTGATCGCGATGGCCGACGGCTACCGCGAGTCCTCGGAGTCCTGGGCGAGCCTGCTGCGGGACTGCCAGCGGCGCGGCATGCGCGCTCCCGTCCTCGCCGTCGGCGACGGAGCCCTGGGCTTCTGGAACGCGTTGAACGAGGTCTTCCCCGAAACCCGCCACCAAAGGTGCTGGGTTCACAAGACGGCCAACTGCCTCGACAGCCTCCCGAAGTCAGCTCAGCCCGCGGCAAAGAAGGCCATCCAGGACATCTACAACGCCGAGGACAAGGAGCACGCGGCCGCCGCGGTCAAGGCGTTCGCCAAGCAGTACAGCGCGAAGTTCCCCAAGGCCGTCAAGAAGATCGTCGATGACGAGGATGAGCTGCTGGCGTTCTACGACTTCCCCGCCGAGCACTGGATCCACCTGCGGACAACCAACCCCATCGAGTCGACCTTCGCGACCGTCCGTCTGCGGACCAAGGTCACCAAGGGCGCCGGATCCCGGGCCGCCGCCCTGGCGATGGTCTTCAAGCTCGTCGAGTCCGCCCAGGCCCGCTGGCGAGCCGTGAATGCACCCCACCTCGTTGCCCTCGTCCGCGCTGGGGCCCGCTTTGAACGCGGCCAGCTCCTTGAACGGTCGCAGACGACCGCGGCGTGA
- a CDS encoding DUF4365 domain-containing protein: protein MAQAAVNAVRALLEEHDHIVQEISGQNDFGEDLYVTFADNGRVTSDVIKVQVKGGNSWRRANGYAVPVDQHGDTWANGNIPVYCVVYDPDTKRLYWANATQQLRRSGPLNRPRVIGVSPNAVLNDTTMASFVTQARRYVGRYRGRQAVLTHLGEMSGVDFDPTDHVLHFVNGDDEDLIFWKRPGAAFATLLLSAQDWEPYLVSLESLIRSELPIPDVGEEGRQKDQRGDPDLATAEELELSRSETMWVASCFISTEQADEWTEGPTECEGCPSCTGEERVEHANIAADIADAYVIARIIDRVEAEPDLLHRSILVMREEGELEPGIIAELGPLEANSRIVRQVTKLSRATVNETEPEAFRLAILYLIKRVYIFDPSLPLDEQVQIVWRIPEPENAVSDSAGQA from the coding sequence GTGGCACAAGCCGCCGTGAACGCGGTGCGCGCCCTGCTCGAAGAGCACGACCATATCGTTCAAGAGATATCTGGCCAGAACGACTTCGGCGAGGACCTCTATGTCACCTTCGCCGATAACGGGCGTGTGACGAGCGACGTGATCAAGGTCCAGGTCAAGGGTGGGAACTCGTGGCGCCGAGCCAACGGCTACGCGGTGCCTGTCGACCAGCACGGCGACACCTGGGCGAACGGGAACATCCCCGTCTACTGCGTGGTGTACGACCCCGACACCAAGAGGTTGTACTGGGCGAACGCCACCCAACAACTCCGCCGGTCCGGCCCCCTTAATCGCCCACGTGTCATCGGTGTTAGCCCCAACGCGGTGCTGAATGACACGACCATGGCCTCCTTCGTCACCCAGGCCCGCCGCTACGTCGGCCGCTACCGAGGCCGACAGGCCGTCCTCACCCACCTGGGAGAGATGTCCGGAGTCGACTTCGATCCGACGGACCACGTTCTGCACTTCGTCAATGGCGACGACGAAGACCTCATCTTCTGGAAGCGCCCGGGGGCCGCGTTCGCGACATTGCTCCTCAGCGCCCAAGACTGGGAACCGTATCTCGTTAGCCTGGAATCTCTGATCCGCTCCGAGCTTCCAATACCAGATGTCGGAGAAGAAGGCAGACAGAAGGACCAGCGGGGCGACCCCGACCTCGCGACCGCCGAAGAACTGGAGCTGAGTCGGTCCGAGACTATGTGGGTAGCCTCGTGCTTCATTTCCACTGAGCAGGCCGACGAATGGACTGAGGGGCCCACCGAGTGTGAAGGGTGCCCGAGCTGCACAGGTGAGGAACGGGTGGAGCACGCCAACATCGCTGCGGACATAGCCGATGCATACGTCATTGCCCGCATCATCGACCGGGTCGAGGCCGAACCAGACCTGCTGCACCGGTCGATCCTGGTCATGCGTGAGGAAGGAGAACTCGAACCCGGGATCATCGCCGAGCTTGGCCCGCTCGAAGCTAACTCACGTATTGTCCGCCAGGTGACCAAGCTAAGCCGGGCGACGGTGAACGAAACCGAGCCGGAGGCATTTCGGTTGGCCATCCTCTACCTGATCAAACGCGTCTACATCTTCGACCCCTCGCTACCTCTCGACGAGCAGGTACAAATCGTCTGGCGCATCCCCGAGCCCGAAAATGCGGTATCCGATAGCGCCGGTCAGGCCTAA
- a CDS encoding GNAT family N-acetyltransferase, with protein sequence MLDGTAGQDLPVGLGFRPYRGDEDHGAMAAVRLGCVERDRVDVHSVVEGLPTAAEIAEASAKLEEPSKNQILVVLDESVVGYATIRWWQERDDTWLYLHRGYLLPEHRGQGIGSAMLSWAEERIRQLVKQHGTARTAVIGANAMASEQDATTLLRAAGYRHVFSLVELELGDLQQVPEPGSELPAGIRTGPIGTSHYRAAWRTVVDSYADRGFTQRWPFQDFVDTADPACWRAAWNGQDMVGVALCSIRRHDHTAGEVEELSVRTDQRRLGIGRVLLLDGLRSLREQGATTARLFTGTANPHRSYDLYESVGFRRRNEYARYRKPLARSTGHWAVGSVHRI encoded by the coding sequence ATGTTGGATGGCACGGCAGGACAGGACCTTCCGGTCGGCCTCGGGTTCCGGCCATATCGCGGCGACGAAGACCACGGCGCCATGGCCGCGGTGCGGCTGGGGTGTGTTGAACGGGACCGGGTCGATGTCCATTCGGTAGTGGAAGGGCTCCCGACAGCGGCCGAGATCGCCGAAGCTTCTGCCAAGTTGGAGGAGCCGTCCAAGAACCAGATCCTGGTGGTGCTCGACGAGAGCGTCGTCGGCTACGCGACGATCCGGTGGTGGCAAGAGCGGGACGATACGTGGCTGTACCTGCACCGCGGCTACCTCTTGCCCGAGCATCGCGGCCAGGGCATCGGCTCAGCCATGCTGAGCTGGGCCGAAGAGCGGATCCGCCAGCTCGTCAAACAGCATGGAACGGCGCGGACGGCAGTGATCGGCGCGAACGCCATGGCCTCCGAGCAGGACGCCACGACACTTCTGCGCGCAGCCGGCTACCGACATGTCTTCAGCCTGGTCGAGCTGGAGCTGGGCGATCTGCAGCAGGTGCCCGAGCCGGGCAGCGAGCTGCCGGCCGGGATACGGACAGGGCCGATCGGGACAAGCCACTACCGTGCGGCCTGGAGGACGGTCGTCGATTCGTACGCGGACCGCGGTTTCACTCAGAGATGGCCTTTCCAGGACTTCGTCGACACCGCCGACCCGGCATGCTGGAGGGCTGCCTGGAACGGGCAGGACATGGTCGGCGTCGCCCTGTGCTCCATCCGCCGTCACGACCACACCGCGGGCGAGGTGGAAGAGCTGAGTGTCCGGACGGACCAGCGACGCCTCGGAATCGGCCGGGTCCTGCTGCTGGACGGGCTGCGGAGCCTTCGCGAGCAGGGTGCAACGACCGCTCGGCTGTTCACGGGCACGGCAAATCCACACCGGTCCTACGACCTTTACGAGAGTGTGGGGTTCCGGCGGCGGAACGAGTACGCCCGTTACCGCAAGCCGCTTGCTCGATCGACCGGCCATTGGGCTGTCGGGTCAGTCCACAGGATTTGA
- the cbbX gene encoding CbbX protein — translation MSERPGFGMRQNGSPVVDAPEPATGEPLPADARVDLAKERADSQVDTVLSALDAELVGLAPVKTRIQEIAALLLVDRVRARFGIESGRPNLHMCFTGSPGTGKTSVAVRLAELLHRLGYVRRGHLVSVTRDDLVGQYVGHTAPKTKEVLKRAMGGVLFIDEAYYLYRAENERDYGQEAIEILLQVMENQRDDLVVVLAGYKDRMDSFFTSNPGMSSRIAHHIDFPDYEPGELESIGRLMMDREGYTLAPETEPVFRDYLARRRAQPRFANARSVRNAIERARLRHANRLLAHPGEVDREALTTLHPEDFLTSRVFREARPS, via the coding sequence TTGAGCGAACGCCCCGGCTTCGGGATGCGGCAGAACGGCTCCCCGGTGGTGGACGCTCCAGAACCCGCGACCGGGGAGCCGCTCCCCGCCGACGCCCGCGTCGACCTCGCCAAGGAGCGCGCAGACTCCCAGGTCGACACCGTCCTCTCCGCCCTGGACGCCGAACTCGTCGGCCTCGCCCCGGTGAAGACCCGCATCCAGGAGATCGCCGCGCTGCTGCTCGTCGACCGCGTACGGGCCCGGTTCGGCATCGAGTCGGGACGTCCCAACCTGCACATGTGCTTCACCGGCAGCCCCGGGACCGGCAAGACGTCCGTGGCCGTCCGGCTCGCCGAGCTCCTGCACCGCCTCGGCTACGTCCGCCGGGGCCACCTGGTCTCCGTCACCCGCGACGACCTCGTCGGCCAGTACGTCGGCCACACCGCGCCCAAGACCAAGGAGGTCCTGAAGCGCGCCATGGGCGGCGTCCTGTTCATCGACGAGGCGTACTACCTGTACCGGGCCGAGAACGAGCGCGACTACGGGCAGGAGGCCATCGAGATCCTCCTCCAGGTCATGGAGAACCAGCGCGACGACCTGGTGGTCGTCCTCGCCGGCTACAAGGACCGCATGGACTCCTTCTTCACGTCCAACCCCGGCATGAGCTCCCGCATCGCCCACCACATCGACTTCCCCGACTACGAGCCCGGCGAGCTGGAGTCCATCGGCCGTCTGATGATGGACCGCGAGGGCTACACCCTCGCCCCCGAGACCGAGCCGGTCTTCCGCGACTACCTGGCCCGCCGCCGCGCACAGCCCCGCTTCGCCAACGCCCGCTCCGTCCGCAACGCCATAGAACGCGCCCGATTGCGCCACGCCAACCGCCTCCTGGCCCACCCGGGCGAGGTGGACCGCGAGGCCCTCACCACCCTCCACCCCGAAGACTTCCTGACCAGCCGAGTCTTCAGGGAGGCCCGTCCGAGCTGA